CGTTCGTTAATCAAAACCTCTCCTACCTGTGGAAGCTGCTGATGGAGGGTAGACATTGCTGATTCCAACATATCTTCCTTCAATAGATCCTGAAGCTGCTCATTCGTTACATCAGCATCCTCTTCTGAAGAGAATAAAAAGCTTCCAAATAATTTAACCTTCTCCCAAAAGCTAAGCTTTCTCCAAATACGTAGAAAGGTTGTCTGAATATTACGATCAGCCAGAACGATTTCTGCCCCTACTTCTTTGGCACTTGCGATCCCCTGAAGCATTTCTCCTCCCACTACGGTATCCAGCTTCGTAGCCATCTTCTTTTGATAGGAGCTTAAAATCATGCTTGCAATTAAAAATCCAATTTTCTTATTCTTAATCACTTTAACAATATCCGTATTCTCCCACGCTTTTGGATTCTGTATATTCTCATATCTTTCCTCATCCAATTCAATGCATACACTATCCGGTCGTTCTTCATCAATTACCTTTTTTACCAGTTCAGCACTTTCCTTTGAAACATGCGCTGTAGCAATTAAAAAAATTTCCTTCCCCTGATAATCAAGTCTTGTTACATTATTTTCGTCCATTTTATCCGCCTTCCGATAGAATTGATCATAATTATGTAACTATTCTGCTCTTTGTGCAGAACAGCTATCTAAAAACCTGCTTCTACAATTGTAAACGATTCATCCAAATAATGAAAGACTTTTTTCATGGATTTGCATTTTCTTTGTGAATATTAAAAGTCTTGATTCCATTCCATTTTTGCAATATACTAATGTCTTAGAAATGTTTCTATATGGAAAAGAAACGATAGATATCTCATTTACAATATATTAGGAGGTGTTATCCATGCAGATGGAGCAATTACAAAAAGATATGGTTGCCGCTATGAAGGCAAGGGATAAAATACGCAAAGAAACGATTTCCACGTTAGTTTCTGCTGTTAAGAAGCTTGCTATCGATGAAGGCTGTCGTGACGATATCCCCGAGGAATTAGTAGATCGTGCCATTCTAAAGGAGCTTAAAACCGTAAAGGAACAGGTGGACACCTGTCCTGATGATAGATCTGAATTAAAGGCGGAATATCAAACCAAATATGATATTATTAAGGAATATGCTCCTTCCATGATGTCAGAGGAAGAAGTGAAGGCTTATCTTCTGAAGAATTTTGCAGATGTTGTAGCGACAAAGAATAAAGGTCAGATAATGAAATCCGTTATGGCAGAACTGAAAGGAAAAGCTGACGGTAAAGTAATTAATCAAGTAGTAGCTGATTTATGTCAATAAAATGACAGGAAAATGCTTCTGATGCATTCCCATATCGAAGTTCCATTCGATTATAAGAAGCATCAGAAGCATTTTTTTCTTCCTTACTATTTAGACGTAATTACTGTCTTAAGCGTTCTCTTCGTTCCATTATTATGCTTTCGTGATGTAGTAATCGTAACCTACCACTCTTCTTACGTAAAATCATAGACAAATGTACTGATGGGTTGACACCTTTCACTGCATATGTTATTATTTTAACAAGTGTGTTAATGTATCCTTAAGAGTATTTTTATACTATTTTTATATTGTGTATATAAGGTGGAGGGCTCCTATGGAGGAAGCTATCCACCAATTATATTTACGAACATTATAACATACATAAGAAAGAGGTGATTTCATGGCTTTAACTGAAAGTATTCTAGTTGCATTATTTATGATGGCTGTTGTATTTGTCGTACTTATTATGCTATGTGGTATTATAAGAGCTTTCTCATTCTTAATCAAAATACTTGAAAATAGAAGGGATAACAGTACATCTGGAACAAATGTATAATACTAAGAACAATTGTAATGACATCACAAATCTAAGGAGGATGAAACAGTGTTTATTGATTCACTTATTAAATTATGGGAGGATTCCGGTTTTGCTGCGTTAACCTGGCAATCGCTCCTTATGATTTTTATTGCATGTGTATTAATTTATCTTGCCATTGGCAGAAAGTTTGAACCGTTATTGTTATTACCGATTGCCTTTGGTATGCTATTAGCTAACTTACCACTAACTGGTTTAATGAGCGAGCCCCCCAGTGCTACAGAACCCGGCGGATTACTGTATTATCTTTATATGGGTGTTAAGAAAGGAATCTATCCTTCCCTTATTTTCTTAGGTATAGGTGCAATGACAGACTTTGGTCCATTGATTGCCCGTCCAAGTAGTATGATTATCGGTGCAGGTGCTCAATTTGGTATTGCTGTTGCTTTCGTAGTTGCGACATTATTAGGTTTTACACCTCCGGAAGCAGCATCAATCGGAATAATTGGTGGTGCTGATGGACCAACTGCAATTTATTTAACGACAAGACTTGCTCCACATCTGTTGGCTTCCATTGCGATTGCCGCATACTCCTATATGGCTCTCATCCCGTTGATTCAACCGCCTTTGATGAGACTGTTAACAACAGAAAAGGAACGAAATATTGAAATGAAGCAGTTACGTACTGTTTCGAAGCTTGAAAAAATATGCTTCCCCATTGTTGTATCGATTGTATGTATCCTGTTATTACCTTCCGTTGCACCTCTTATCGGTATGTTAATGTTAGGTAATCTATTTAGAGAATCCGGTGTTGTTGAAAGAATTTCTGATACAGCACAGAATGCCCTTATAAATATTGTAACTATTTTCCTAGGCGTTACAGTAGGTGCTACTGCTGTCGGTACTGAGTTCTTAAAGCCAAAGACTCTTGGAATTATTGCTCTTGGTCTTATCGCGTTTATGTTTAGTACCGTAGGTGGTCTTTTGATTGGTAAGTTCATGTGCTTTGTAACAAAGGGTAAGATTAATCCCCTCATCGGTTCAGCCGGAGTATCTGCCGTTCCCATGGCAGCACGTGTGTCTCAAGTAGAAGGTCAGAAAGCAAACCCTGGTAATTATCTGCTGATGTTTGCTATGGGACCTAATGTTGCCGGTGTTATTGGCTCTGCTGTGGCAGCCGGAATTCTTCTCTCTTTATTCGGCTAATACAAAAACGGTTTGAAATGTTTCTTAATAAGAAATATGTAGCAACATTTGATTAGAATGTTTTCATTTTTCTTGGTATACTAATAGTAAAATATGAAACAAGGAGAAAATGAGATGGAAAAGCATTCAAAACCCAATGAACCCTTAGTAACACATATCTTTACTGCAGACCCGTCAGCACATGTATTTGAAGGTAAGCTTTATATATACCCTTCCCATGACTTAGATCATAACGGTCCTGATAATGACAACGGGGATCAATATAAGATGGAGGATTACCACATCCTATCCATGGATGATATTGATGCTCCCTGCATCGATCACGGCGAAGCTCTTCATATGAAGGATGTACCGTGGGTAAGCAAGCAAATGTGGGCTCCGGATGCTGCATATAAGAATGGAACATATTATTTGTTCTTCCCTGCAAGAGATAAGGACGGCATCTTTCGTATCGGTGTTGCAACCAGTAAGAATCCTGCTGGTCCGTTTACACCTGAACCCAATTATATTCCAGGCAGCTTTAGTATTGATCCGGCTGTATTCATGGATGATGATGGAAAAGCCTATATCTATTTTGGTGGTCTTTGGGGCGGTCAGTTAGAAAAATGGCAAACCGGTACCTTTGTTCCAGATGCCACAGGTCCTTCCGGCGACGAGCCCGCATTAGGACCAATGGTTGCAGAATTAAGTGATGACCTTCTGACCTTCCAGAATGGTCCTCAGGAGATTAAAATATTAGACGAGAATGGTAACCCTCTCACCGCTGGTGATGAGGATCGCAGATACTTTGAAGGTCCTTGGATGCACAAGTATAATGACTATTATTATTTATCTTACTCCACTGGAAGTACCCATTATCTTGTATATGCTATCAGTAAGGATCCGAAAGGACCATTTACCTATAAAGGAAGAATTCTTGAGCCAGTAATCGGATGGACTACACATCATTCCATCGTTCAATTCAAGGATAAATGGTATCTGTTCTATCATGACAGTTCTCTTTCCAATGGTGTTAATCATAAGCGTTGCGTTAAATACAGAGAACTTAAGTATAATGCAGATGGTACCATACAGACGATGAAGCCTTACGAGGATTAATCACTCGTTTCACAGTCTCCATATGGGGCTGTAACATAATATATGCGGGGCTTATGATTTACCTCACACACAGACGGAAGAACATTTTACTGATTATGAATGCCTCATGCGAACATTTATATTTGCATACTATAATAAATGTTCGCCTTAAGCATTCATAATACAGCAACATGTTCTTCCGACAGTGCATTATGGTAAATCATAAGCCCCGCCATTATATTATGTAACAGCCCCGTATATAAACATCCAAATATGAAATTCCTAGAATAATTATTTAAACGATATATTGCAGGGTGTTCACTCCTATGCGTTGTTTAACAATATCAATTGTATATGTTTGCTATTCATTGTATTTGGCGCCGCATTTCGGACAGATATCACTTCCTCGATAAACATGTCCACATCGGTAGCAGCATTTTACGATATGCTTTTCTTTTGCTATATAGGAGATATTTCTGGATTCCGGTTTCTCCTTCAGATACGTAATAAAGTCCATTAATACTACGGAGAATTCTTTCCAGTCTTTCAGCTTTAACGAATTTGACAGCTTACTCTTTCCCTTCCGCTGACTGTAAGCATATATTCCCTTCGTTATAATCTTATTATGAGTCATAATGCTATCAATATCTGCAATGTCAATTACACCATTCTCCAAAGCACTGTTGAAAAAAATATGATCCGGTGTTAGTACAAATCCTCTTGCGCCATTTCCCTTCATTGATGAATCACAGATAATAATCGGAAATTCGTATCTGCCTCTGCCTGACGCATAAGTGCTAAGAGCCTTATTAATAATGAAGTCTTCCTCTTCATCCAGGCTATTTCGGAGCGCTTTTCTAACATCATAAAAATGAACACGAGATGATTCTGTAATAAACCTTCTTACATCTTTACTCAATTTATTAACCAACTGTTCGCATTCATTCATTTTAATCTTTGTGAGCCGCTGATCAATTACTTTCAACGTGTTGGTCTTCATTTCAGGTAGTAATTCTTCCGAAGAAATTCGCTCGTATGCCCTCAAGCCTTCTTCATATGAAAGGTCTGCAGGTTCCGGACAGATTTTCTTAATGGTGGCTTCATCCAATGCGACAATCTTATCATTGATTTTTTCAAGGAATGGGCGTTTATTATTCTCTGTGAAGTCTTCTGATTGAAGCTTCTGATATAGTTTCATGAGTGCTTTTCTATCTTTTGCATTCGCTCTTTTAATATAGGCAGCAATTTCCTGCTTTTCCGAAGCTTCTCGTTTCTCATCGAGTTCTGCCAGGTAAGAGCTGATATCTAATCCTTTATAGTTTTCAATGATATCCTTATACAGCTCATATTGCTTCTTATTTATATTGGATGGGATATGGGAGACAATCGAAGCCAACTCCTGCTTTCCCCTCCTAACTAGTAAGTCCATAATGGATTTTAGAAGGGATTGCTTTTGAGTTTCTTCATATTCACCGTTTTTTATTTCCTCCCATACTCTATATAGTTCTTTATATTTCTTATCTTTATATGATTCCACAATTGTATGAAGCTCTTTTTCTTTCTGATCAGATGTACCACTGTCCTGATGTTTGAATGACTGATTCCTTTGATTGATACTGCCTGGGTTCTTATGATTTTTGATATCAGAATTCGTTCGCTTCTGTTGTTTCGTACCCCCCGTAATCTGTATCTCTTCTCTATCTGTATTATTTGTACTTATATCCGAAGGATTTTCTTCGTACACTACAGAAATATGTGATTTAGATGGATTACTGACTTCAGCGGGGTCTGGAACTGCCTTCTTCAGCTTTACTTGCTGATTGCCCAGCTTGTGTCCATTTATGGTAAGGGTACGACTTATCTTCCGATTTTCTTTACCGTGGTTTCTCCGTTTCACTTTTAACTTTGCTTTCTGATTGTCTTGTGGAATGTCCTGCTTGTCAGCTAACTTACTTTCCTGGCGGTCTCCTTGTTTTCTTTCTTCTTGATTCTTTTGGTTAATTATTTCCCGTCTTTCTATCTGATTTTCTTGTAGGGTTTCTTGCTGGCTTCCTGGCCGGTTATCCATATCATTTTCTTTATTCCTGGCATCATTCAATATGACTTCTGGATGATAATCTCTTCCCTTTAGTTCCCTCTTAACTTTCTTATAATACTTTTCCGTATTATTTTTAGCATAAAAACCGGAGTCCATTTTATCCATTAGCTCATATACTTCTTTGTCCGATAGAGAAGACATATCACTACAGATGGCATCGAGCTGTTCAGGCTCCTCACTATGCTTTTTCCTGTATTCAGCCTCATATTCATTGAAATTGCAATTAGAGGTTCTCTCTCCCTGCTCTCCCATCAACTCAAGGTAATCCTCGTATGCCTCAGCATCATCCTCAAAATCAATAAAATAGACACTCCCCTCAATCAACAACATATGGGGCTTTGGAGTATAAAAGCGATGACAATTACCACAGGTAAATGCCCTAGACAGATAAACTCCTTTTTCATCCGTCTCAATGAGCAATTCCTTACCTTCAGGATAAATAACCATACTAAGGTTCTCATCACAATTCGGACAATGGTATGCTACCGGTACAAAATTACGTACCGCACGTGCGTTATCCTGTTCATTCTCATCATCCTTTTGAAAGGAAAAGGTTTCGCTGGTCCATACCATTTTGTGCCATAATCCAATATTATATTTATGTAACTCTTCACCGGTTTTACTTACCGTTGTCTTATCTTCCGGCTGCTTCTCATCCCCCTGCTTTCTTTGCTTATCCAGAGCCTCCTGAACAAGCTCCTCATAGGTGATTTGTATTCCATTCTTGTATAGGCGAAGATTATCCTCCGTGAGTACCGGCTCAACATGTAGCTCTTTTAAAAAGCTGTCGAACAATAGATTAAGCTGTGTGTAATCCTTCTCAACACTTAGCCCTTTGATCTTACCCCATTTGCCAAATACATATAAGGTCATGTTAAGTATATTCTCTAAGAGTTCATTTCTGACGATCAAATCTATACCATCTTCTTTTAGCGGTACTTCAAATGAACTACTACCAAATCTCTTATTTCCAAAATCAAATAACAGGACATTGTCCTTTCCTATCAGGAGAAGGCTATTATTATTGATAATGAATATTTCCTTCCAATTTAATTTTCTACCCAATGTATTAATCAGTTTATGAAATACCGTTTTAAATTCTTCGTTTGCTTTTAAAAGAATCATTCATTAACACATCCTTTATCGTTGGGGTGGGTTGTACAATACTATTGTATCATACTTGTTGTATTTTGGCTTCCATATTCTATTCATCTTTCTCAACAGCTTATTTTTCTTCTAGAATCCCCTTATAGCTTGGAATACACAGGGCTTACCATAACTAACAGGCATTTGTTCCCTTATAACCATTCAGGAATAACTCAAACTTATCCATAGCCAGCTTTAGATCCTCTACGCTAGGCAGGTATACAATCCGGAAATGATCCGGTTTTTCCCAATGAAAGCCTTTACCATGAACCATTAATACATGCTGTTCCTTTAGAAAATCTAGAACAAACTTTTCATCATCTTCGATCTGATACCTTTTGGTATCGATTTTCGGGAAGATATAGAATGCTGCCTTCGGCTTTACTGCTGTTATCCCTGGTATACTGTTAAGTCTGTTTGTTATGTATTCCCTTTGCTCATATATTCTTCCTCCGGGAAGTAATATTTCATCCGTATTCTGTAAGTTATCCAAAGCAGTTTGGATAATATACTGGGCAGGGACATTGGAACATAATCTCATGGAGGAAAGCATATTCAAGCCTTCAATATATCCCTTTGCTCTAGATTTATCCCCACTCAGGCACATCCAGCCAGCACGGAACCCTGCTATCATATGGGATTTTGAAAGACCGTTAAAGGTCACAACCATCAGATCCGGAGTTAGGGATGCAATGGAGACATGTTCCTGTCCGTCCATAACTAATCTGTCATATATTTCATCCGCGAAAATAATCAATCCATTCTCTCTTGCCAGATCAGCAATCTCTTCCAATACTTCTCTGGGATAAAGAGCACCTGTTGGATTGTTTGGATTTATAATGACGATCGCTTTTGTTTTATCTGTAATTTTACGTCTCATATCATCAATATCGGGATACCAATCCGCTTGCTCATCACAAATATAGTGTACTACATTCCCTCCCGCCAAGGTTGCCGCAGCAGTCCATAGTGGATAATCCGGTGCTGGTATTAGAATTTCGTCGCCGTCATCCAATAACGCCTGCATGGACATGGTGATTAACTCGCTTACCCCATTTCCTGTATATATATGATGAAGCTTAACATTGGGTATTTCCTTTTTTATACAATACTTTAATATTGCTTCTCTTGCCGCATGGATTCCTTTCGAATCAGAATACCCTTCTGCATGGTTCAAGTTCGCTTTCATATTATGAATTATATTATCAGGCGCTTTTAATCCAAATGGAGCAGGATTACCGATATTCAATTTCATAATCGCAATACCCTGTTCAATCATACGATCCGCTTCTTCAACAACAGGACCTCTCACATCATAACATACATTATCCAGTTTTCTTGATTTTTCAAATATCTTCATATTTGCCTCCATTCCTGCGTATTTATACGCTAATATTTTAATAAAAAAAGCCCTAAGCTAAAACTTTAGCTTAGGGCGAATGTATCCATCCGTGTTACCACCTAAATTCAGAAGGGCTTTTCCTCTTCTGCTCTCACTCGGTACTATAAAATACACACATCGTGCATTTCTTTTTCATACCGAATCTGATATAACGGTCAGAACCCGACGAAGTCTACTTATCATTCGATTCATGATGTTCGGTCCGTAGCTCAGAAACTGCTTCTATAATCTCCTCACAGGAATTTACACCAGCCATTCCCTCTCTATGCATCAGAAATTATATACTCCTCTTCCTCATCGCCTATTGAATGTAATGATAATTCTTATGTTGAATTTTGTCAAGATAAAAATAAAAATATTACCATATAAAATTTCAGATCAACTAAGATATATATTAATGATAGGATCCATCAGCAATAGATTACCATTTCGAAACATTCTTATTGATTTAATTACCAATATTCACCCAGTAATTATAGGCTTCATTCAGTTCTACCAATGCAAACGCCTTATCTTCCGCTTCAATGGCTCCCCGTAATCGAGCAATACTAGTACTTAAATAATTAATCTCATCCCGTTCCGAACTAAACTGAATTCTAAAAATCATATCTTTCCAGGCTGAATTCAGTATTTCTATTTTATTACTTGCCACATCCCACTCTTCGTTTGCAACCGCCTGCTTGATATCATATATGAATTGTGAGATATTGTCCTTTTCTCCAAAGGGTTTCTTTAGATAACCACTGCTTAGCATAATGCAAATGAATATTGCTATGCTGAAAGTTGGTATTGCTACAGTTAAAAATCTCCTCATATTTTCCTCCTAAAAGGGGCCTTTATAGTCACCAATGTCTTTGACCTTTTTTATATGATCACTATATTTATCAATATATAGGCTTCCGGCGTCATTTAAGGTAACTAAAAAAGCTTCCGAAATATGATTAATGCCATGTTTCTTCAGCTGACCTTTCAGCCAATTGATATCCTTATTCATCTGCCTTAGATTTTCTTCAATAACTACTCCATCATAAACAAGCTCTGTACTGATACCAGTTGGCTTCACCGGTATATTCATGTCCTTGGGTGTTAACGGAAGATATTCCGGCTTTTTTAATACAGACAGATTTCCATTCGGTTCTATAATTGCATAATCGACTTCATTCAAATCAAAAATTCCCTGATTTCTTAGTAACTCCAAAATATCTGAAGCTCTAAATTTCATCTTACGAAGAACATTCTCCATAATTTTTCCATTCATCATAACTATGGTCGGCTCTCCTTCTACATATTTAGCAAAATACCTCCATTTTAAAGAGATAGTCTCCATCAGATAAGCTAAAACGGCCCATGTTATCAAACCCACCCAATGGGGCCAGGCTCTACTTGATAAATCCACTGTCAGTTCAGAAGCAATGGATCCGATTGTAATTCCTAAAGTATAATCAAAGAAAGTTAATTGACTTATCTGTTCTTTCCCTAACAGTCTGGCAAAAATAAGAAGAGAGAAATAACTAATAACGCCTCTGACTACCACCACCAAACCTTCATTCAATATTCTCACCTCCTAATGTCCTTCCTGATACTATTATTATACAAAGAAAGAATTTTATGCTATATTGCAAAACCATCCATCATAAATTAATTGATATATAAAAAAGAGTTTCGAAAGCGAAACTCTTAATATTCCAAACATATTTAGCTGAGAAGTAGACGGCGAATGCATAATGAATTCGCCCTCAACCCACTAATCATCTTTATGAATTTTATTCCCAAAACAACTCATCTAATGTTCTGTTTAATACCTTACAGATTGCAATGCAAAGGTTAATAGAAGGATTATAATCCCCCTTTTCGATTGCATTGATCGTCTGTCTTGAAACCCCTACCATATCCGCAAGCTGCTGTTGTGATAAATCCAGAGCAGCTCTTGCTGATTTAAGCTTAAGATTCTTCATATTGTCTCCTATGTTTATTATTATTTGCCTTTAATATTAGAGTTATAAAAATAATGATAAACAGAACACCACATATTAAATTTACACTTCGATAATTAAGCATACCATCGGTGATAACCATTCCATCATATAAGTTCATAACACCGAGCAATAGGTTTAACAATGCAATCAAACCAAAACCAATTATAACTCTGCGTGGATTTTCATTTAAAGAAAAGTATGCATCATTCCATATACAATAAACCGCATATACAGCGACTGCCAGGCAAATACCAATCATCATAGCAGCCAGGGAATCCACATAGCGTTTTTCTATCATAATCCCTAGTAAACCATAAATCGCATTATAAATGAATAATGTAAAAAAGCTTAGCTTATATCCTTTTCCTCTAACATTTGCCTGACGCTCATCATATTTACATTTCATATCCCCATCTTTTTTCGTAAACTTCATAAAAAATGTAACTATAATTATCCCTATAAGCATTCCAACCAGAATACCTACTTTCACATAAATACTCATTATCTCCACTCTACCTTTCGTCCGTCTTTCTTCATCATTTTAGCGATGACTTCCATAACCTTCCGACATGCACAATATGAATGACAATAATTTAAAGTTATCTTTACTATATCACAGATACAGGGGCATGTCAATTATATCATACATTTTGTCAAAAAATGTATGATAACCGAGTGACTCTACTCCTCATAATAATGGTAGTTTTCTTTTTATTTTCTTAGAATTTTCTGCATTTCCTTTCCTTTTGCCAGCTCATCAATTAATTTATCCAGATAGCGAATCTGTCTCATTAACTCATCCTCAATTTCTTCCACTCGATATCCGCAAATAACCCCTTTAATATGCGAAGCATTGGGATTTATTTGAGGAGCCTGACGGAAAAATGTCTCCAGATCTACCTCCTGCTGGATTTGCTGATATAATGATTGCTCATCATATCCGGTAAGCCAGCAAATAATTTCATTCACTTCTTCCTTGGTTCTTCCTTTTTTCTCTACTTTTTGTATATAGAGTGGATAAATTCTTGAAAAAGGCATTGCATAAACTCGATGTTTCTCCATTTGATTTCTCCTTAATGTAATATTATTAACGTATATTATTATTAGGCAATTGCGAATTCTGAAGATGTCTTATATGTGTATACAGTAGATACATATTCCTGCGCAAACCCGCTCCTTCCGCTATGGTTTGCTTCGGAATATATATCCACTATATACACAATGATCACAATTATTCATAACAACAGAAAGTTCGCAAAGCGTACTTTCTATTGTATAGTTTCGCAATTACCTAATATTATTATAACACAAGTGGATGTTTCATAATGTATCAGCGTGGATAATTACTTACCATAATGCACTGTCGGAAGAACATATTGCTGTGTTTTGCATAGCTCAGGCGAAAATTAATGTTCGAATGAGACATGCAAAATCAGTAATATGTCCTTCCGTCTGTGTGTGAGGTAAGTAATTGTCCTCGTGAATGTATTATGAAACATCCCCTTATCCTTTTCT
The nucleotide sequence above comes from Variimorphobacter saccharofermentans. Encoded proteins:
- a CDS encoding glycoside hydrolase family 43 protein — translated: MEKHSKPNEPLVTHIFTADPSAHVFEGKLYIYPSHDLDHNGPDNDNGDQYKMEDYHILSMDDIDAPCIDHGEALHMKDVPWVSKQMWAPDAAYKNGTYYLFFPARDKDGIFRIGVATSKNPAGPFTPEPNYIPGSFSIDPAVFMDDDGKAYIYFGGLWGGQLEKWQTGTFVPDATGPSGDEPALGPMVAELSDDLLTFQNGPQEIKILDENGNPLTAGDEDRRYFEGPWMHKYNDYYYLSYSTGSTHYLVYAISKDPKGPFTYKGRILEPVIGWTTHHSIVQFKDKWYLFYHDSSLSNGVNHKRCVKYRELKYNADGTIQTMKPYED
- a CDS encoding sodium ion-translocating decarboxylase subunit beta; this translates as MFIDSLIKLWEDSGFAALTWQSLLMIFIACVLIYLAIGRKFEPLLLLPIAFGMLLANLPLTGLMSEPPSATEPGGLLYYLYMGVKKGIYPSLIFLGIGAMTDFGPLIARPSSMIIGAGAQFGIAVAFVVATLLGFTPPEAASIGIIGGADGPTAIYLTTRLAPHLLASIAIAAYSYMALIPLIQPPLMRLLTTEKERNIEMKQLRTVSKLEKICFPIVVSIVCILLLPSVAPLIGMLMLGNLFRESGVVERISDTAQNALINIVTIFLGVTVGATAVGTEFLKPKTLGIIALGLIAFMFSTVGGLLIGKFMCFVTKGKINPLIGSAGVSAVPMAARVSQVEGQKANPGNYLLMFAMGPNVAGVIGSAVAAGILLSLFG
- a CDS encoding GatB/YqeY domain-containing protein; protein product: MQMEQLQKDMVAAMKARDKIRKETISTLVSAVKKLAIDEGCRDDIPEELVDRAILKELKTVKEQVDTCPDDRSELKAEYQTKYDIIKEYAPSMMSEEEVKAYLLKNFADVVATKNKGQIMKSVMAELKGKADGKVINQVVADLCQ
- a CDS encoding aminotransferase class I/II-fold pyridoxal phosphate-dependent enzyme, with the protein product MKIFEKSRKLDNVCYDVRGPVVEEADRMIEQGIAIMKLNIGNPAPFGLKAPDNIIHNMKANLNHAEGYSDSKGIHAAREAILKYCIKKEIPNVKLHHIYTGNGVSELITMSMQALLDDGDEILIPAPDYPLWTAAATLAGGNVVHYICDEQADWYPDIDDMRRKITDKTKAIVIINPNNPTGALYPREVLEEIADLARENGLIIFADEIYDRLVMDGQEHVSIASLTPDLMVVTFNGLSKSHMIAGFRAGWMCLSGDKSRAKGYIEGLNMLSSMRLCSNVPAQYIIQTALDNLQNTDEILLPGGRIYEQREYITNRLNSIPGITAVKPKAAFYIFPKIDTKRYQIEDDEKFVLDFLKEQHVLMVHGKGFHWEKPDHFRIVYLPSVEDLKLAMDKFELFLNGYKGTNAC
- a CDS encoding OadG family protein — its product is MALTESILVALFMMAVVFVVLIMLCGIIRAFSFLIKILENRRDNSTSGTNV
- a CDS encoding DUF4363 family protein, with product MRRFLTVAIPTFSIAIFICIMLSSGYLKKPFGEKDNISQFIYDIKQAVANEEWDVASNKIEILNSAWKDMIFRIQFSSERDEINYLSTSIARLRGAIEAEDKAFALVELNEAYNYWVNIGN
- a CDS encoding helix-turn-helix transcriptional regulator gives rise to the protein MKNLKLKSARAALDLSQQQLADMVGVSRQTINAIEKGDYNPSINLCIAICKVLNRTLDELFWE
- a CDS encoding DUF421 domain-containing protein yields the protein MNEGLVVVVRGVISYFSLLIFARLLGKEQISQLTFFDYTLGITIGSIASELTVDLSSRAWPHWVGLITWAVLAYLMETISLKWRYFAKYVEGEPTIVMMNGKIMENVLRKMKFRASDILELLRNQGIFDLNEVDYAIIEPNGNLSVLKKPEYLPLTPKDMNIPVKPTGISTELVYDGVVIEENLRQMNKDINWLKGQLKKHGINHISEAFLVTLNDAGSLYIDKYSDHIKKVKDIGDYKGPF
- a CDS encoding DUF2200 domain-containing protein yields the protein MEKHRVYAMPFSRIYPLYIQKVEKKGRTKEEVNEIICWLTGYDEQSLYQQIQQEVDLETFFRQAPQINPNASHIKGVICGYRVEEIEDELMRQIRYLDKLIDELAKGKEMQKILRK
- a CDS encoding TraB/GumN family protein, with protein sequence MDENNVTRLDYQGKEIFLIATAHVSKESAELVKKVIDEERPDSVCIELDEERYENIQNPKAWENTDIVKVIKNKKIGFLIASMILSSYQKKMATKLDTVVGGEMLQGIASAKEVGAEIVLADRNIQTTFLRIWRKLSFWEKVKLFGSFLFSSEEDADVTNEQLQDLLKEDMLESAMSTLHQQLPQVGEVLINERDQFLANKIKNAPGKKVVAVLGGGHVPGIKKEIYKEQDMESISIVPPKSRFSKIAGWIIPGIITALLVYSFFVNLETGLQQLSTWVIWTGVFAAIFTALSLAHPLSILTSLLVAPLTTLHPLLACGWFAGLVEATIKKPTVKDIQNIQDDIFSFKGFFTNRFLKTILVVVMSNIGGTIGTLIAGSNLIKNLF